A genomic segment from Polyangium mundeleinium encodes:
- a CDS encoding CotH kinase family protein, with amino-acid sequence MRMRFLHCVLPFAALAALAIQGCGGSDPSTETGAGAGGSGGAGGSGGEGGGGNGGEGGSGSEDPDYAAAFPQDRVPRIDITISPENWAAMVADMTDMLGTFGEGMGMGGPGGPGGLPPELAEACNGLAAGDACTVTLNGVESQGTCTDAMGSLLCFPAGGPGGPGGPGGPGGEGGVDLLPRTPIYVECDVKTEDRSWQHVGIRFKGNSSLAMSWQGGVWKLPLRFNWDKYEDTYPETKNQRFYGFDALSFSNSASDASLMRDKIGTEVFVNAGIPAPATAFYRVFIDHGEGVKYFGLYTGIELPSDESFMDTHFGGHKGNLYKPDGAGARWQTLDTETLGKENNEDEADFSDAQALFDALHADKTDAAAWRAGLEARLDVDGFLHWLALNAVIEDWDQYGRMPHNYYMYADPKKDAQFTWIPWDHSFAFPASSGGGFGGQAMSLAMSEITEQWPLIRYLLDDPVYLEKYRGYVALAVEKDYEAAGMEARFKAAHDLIAPYVVGAEGEQPGYTFLASPAAFDEGLAGVIAHAKERPADVATFLGP; translated from the coding sequence ATGAGAATGCGGTTCCTGCATTGTGTTCTGCCGTTCGCGGCGCTGGCGGCCCTTGCGATCCAGGGGTGCGGCGGAAGTGATCCCAGCACCGAGACGGGCGCGGGCGCGGGAGGCAGCGGCGGCGCGGGCGGCAGCGGCGGCGAGGGCGGCGGTGGAAACGGCGGCGAGGGCGGCAGCGGATCGGAGGATCCCGATTATGCGGCCGCCTTCCCGCAAGATCGGGTTCCCCGCATCGACATCACCATCTCGCCCGAGAACTGGGCGGCGATGGTCGCCGACATGACCGACATGCTCGGCACGTTCGGCGAAGGCATGGGCATGGGCGGGCCGGGGGGGCCGGGCGGGCTACCGCCGGAGCTCGCCGAGGCTTGCAATGGGCTCGCGGCCGGGGATGCGTGCACGGTCACGCTCAATGGCGTCGAGTCCCAGGGGACGTGCACGGATGCCATGGGCAGCCTGCTTTGCTTCCCGGCCGGCGGCCCGGGCGGCCCCGGCGGGCCCGGCGGACCGGGCGGCGAAGGGGGCGTCGACCTGCTCCCCCGCACGCCCATTTACGTCGAGTGTGACGTCAAGACCGAGGATCGGAGCTGGCAGCACGTCGGGATCCGCTTCAAGGGCAATTCGAGCCTGGCCATGAGCTGGCAGGGGGGCGTCTGGAAGCTGCCGCTGCGCTTCAACTGGGACAAGTACGAGGACACCTATCCGGAGACGAAGAACCAGCGGTTCTACGGCTTCGACGCGCTGAGTTTCTCGAACTCCGCGAGCGATGCGTCGCTCATGCGCGACAAGATCGGCACCGAGGTCTTCGTGAACGCGGGGATCCCGGCGCCCGCGACCGCGTTTTACCGCGTGTTCATCGATCACGGTGAGGGCGTGAAGTATTTCGGGCTGTACACGGGGATCGAGCTGCCCTCGGACGAATCGTTCATGGATACGCATTTCGGCGGCCACAAGGGCAACCTGTACAAGCCCGACGGCGCAGGCGCGCGCTGGCAGACCTTGGACACCGAAACGCTCGGGAAGGAAAACAACGAGGACGAGGCCGATTTTTCGGACGCGCAGGCGCTCTTCGACGCGCTGCACGCCGACAAGACCGACGCCGCCGCCTGGCGCGCCGGCCTCGAAGCCCGGCTCGACGTCGATGGGTTCCTCCATTGGCTCGCGCTGAACGCAGTGATCGAGGATTGGGACCAGTACGGCCGCATGCCGCACAATTACTACATGTACGCCGATCCGAAGAAGGACGCGCAATTCACGTGGATCCCCTGGGACCACAGCTTCGCGTTCCCCGCCTCGTCGGGCGGAGGGTTCGGCGGGCAGGCCATGTCGCTCGCGATGTCCGAGATCACCGAGCAATGGCCGCTCATCCGGTACCTGCTCGACGATCCGGTGTACCTCGAGAAATATCGCGGCTACGTCGCACTCGCGGTCGAGAAGGACTACGAGGCCGCGGGCATGGAAGCGCGGTTCAAGGCCGCCCACGACCTCATCGCGCCCTACGTCGTCGGCGCGGAGGGCGAGCAGCCGGGGTATACGTTCCTCGCGTCGCCTGCCGCATTCGACGAGGGCCTCGCCGGGGTGATCGCCCACGCGAAGGAGCGCCCGGCCGACGTGGCCACGTTCCTCGGACCGTGA